One window of Scheffersomyces stipitis CBS 6054 chromosome 1, whole genome shotgun sequence genomic DNA carries:
- the MCH2.4 gene encoding Monocarboxylate transporter, with protein sequence DPELNSGYAYVVLACAVFLNFCSWGNNSGFAIYFAYYSTNNVFPNASKLDYAAIGGICFGSAILFGPVINHINGLIGTKRTLMIGNICQFIALLLSSFDSTNRLWQLYLTQGLLQSFGLAFIGLPTFTVLPLWFTNKPMQKNYRIKDRMLTLSQGIATAGTGLGGLVFNLAMQKVLEKHGYRWALRVESFISIFTCTIAILMLKEKKTSKMVEFTFFDKDIFFSPGFRLLVGYIFFSMLGYVVTLYSIANWTIALGYSAKQGSIVAAMTSVGIIFGRPTIGLLCDKFGAVTVSCVVYIVMAIFTFAMWIPSRNYAEAIAFAIINGLLSGTIFVTVATVVVQTIGHRFNKLNVTFCMAFIAFGVSGILSPIIGISLRKPTLSPSQFQNCCIFIGCAYLVAAAVLATMRGYM encoded by the coding sequence GATCCAGAGTTGAATAGCGGATACGCATACGTGGTTCTTGCGTGTGCTGTATTTCTTAACTTCTGCTCCTGGGGTAACAACTCCGGGTTTGCTATTTACTTTGCATACTACTCCACCAACAATGTTTTCCCAAATGCCAGCAAGTTGGACTATGCTGCAATTGGAGGAATTTGTTTCGGATCCGCGATTTTGTTTGGTCCTGTGATTAACCACATCAACGGCTTGATAGGTACTAAGAGGACTCTCATGATCGGTAATATATGCCAGTTCATTGCCTTACTTCTTAGCAGTTTTGACTCTACCAACAGACTCTGGCAATTGTACTTGACCCAGGGACTCTTGCAATCGTTCGGATTGGCTTTCATTGGCTTGCCCACTTTCACTGTATTGCCACTCTGGTTCACCAACAAACCAATGCAGAAGAACTATAGAATCAAAGACAGAATGCTTACACTTTCACAGGGTATAGCTACCGCCGGAACCGGCCTAGGAGGTCTAgtattcaacttggcaatgcagaaagttcttgaaaagcACGGCTACAGGTGGGCATTGAGAGTCGAATCTTTCATATCCATCTTCACCTGTACCATAGCCatcttgatgttgaaggaaaagaaaacatcGAAGATGGTCGAATTCACGTTCTTTGACAAggacattttctttctgcCTGGATTCAGACTCCTTGTGGGTTACATATTCTTCTCCATGCTTGGATATGTTGTTACATTGTACAGCATCGCCAATTGGACAATAGCCTTGGGCTACAGTGCCAAACAAGGCTCAATAGTTGCAGCCATGACTTCTGTGGGAATTATCTTCGGAAGGCCCACAATTGGGCTACTTTGCGATAAGTTCGGAGCCGTAACAGTCTCATGTGTAGTTTATATTGTCATGGCTATCTTTACGTTTGCTATGTGGATTCCATCGAGAAACTACGCTGAAGCAATAGCTTTCGCAATCATTAATGGGCTCTTGTCCGGTACCATTTTTGTGACAGTTGCAACCGTCGTCGTACAGACGATCGGACACCGGTTCAACAAGCTCAATGTGACCTTCTGTATGGCCTTCATAGCATTTGGTGTTTCTGGTATCTTGTCGCCCATCATTGGAATTTCCCTTAGAAAACCGACCTTGTCTCCTTCTCAGTTCCAGAACTGTTGCATATTCATTGGCTGCGCGTACTTGGTTGCAGCCGCAGTTTTAGCTACAATGAGAGGCTACATG
- the RRP1 gene encoding Rhomboid-related protein 1 (RRP) (Rhomboid-like protein 1): MFNDNHNNQHYNLNLGNSSNKNSNKNNNNVRNIQKINSNYSANEATYPHSIFTENNTHEPPVNSFPSGTQYRPTPKLEKELPNPRNNEYELSNMDESNNIRRYSYTPYSAETSNYNNYDEIRAYSPNPFADRNLAPLPSIPHSDPFEETPLETSSNDLLKDESDSHDRQQFNERERIKLLRRKPRFHYTRLPYFTILVTLIQVIVFIVELARMAQLTGSAFQTKPYFNPMLGPSTYLLIYMGARYVPCMSQIVGITDDTSIMFPCANSTTVDTNVCNLSELCGLGGVPIVDNKFIPDQWYRVITPIFLHAGFLHIIFNLLLQITMGSSIERHIGVLKYAIIYLSSGIAGFLLGANFTPQGIASTGASGALFGIVATNILLFIYCGRKNTNLYGTRHYVLFICIMVGEIIISLVLGLLPGLDNFSHIGGFAMGVLTAVVFLPDPFFVYIDGIITYKGNATTWEQFVNAWNPFYAWEDKIPLRFYIWCGFRVVCLVLAIVYLAMLIKNFFTNTESPESRCSWCKYINCIPVNGWCDIGEVTITTSTVAQPTATPPPTM; this comes from the coding sequence ATGTTCAACGACAACCATAATAATCAACACTACAATCTCAACCTCGGCAATAGTAGCAATAAAAATAGCAACaaaaacaataataatgTCAGGAATATACAAAAAATCAACAGCAACTATTCAGCCAACGAAGCGACCTATCCCCATTCAATCTTTACAGAGAACAACACTCACGAACCTCCGGTAAACTCATTCCCATCTGGGACCCAGTATAGACCCACACCTAAATTGGAAAAAGAGCTTCCGAATCCAAGAAACAACGAATACGAGCTTTCAAACATGGATGAATCCAATAATATCAGAAGATACTCATATACTCCGTATCTGGCGGAAACGTCTAACTACAACAACTATGACGAAATAAGAGCTTATAGCCCCAATCCTTTTGCGGATAGAAACCTTGCACCACTTCCATCGATTCCTCACTCAGATCCTTTTGAAGAGACACCGTTGGAAACCTCAAGCAACGATCTCTTGAAAGATGAGTCTGACAGCCATGACAGACAGCAATTTAacgaaagagaaagaatcaaGCTTTTGCGCAGAAAGCCGAGATTCCACTATACGAGGCTTCCGTACTTCACGATTCTCGTGACTTTGATCCAGGTAATCGTCTTCATTGTAGAATTGGCGCGTATGGCTCAATTAACTGGTTCGGCATTTCAAACCAAGCCTTACTTCAATCCGATGTTAGGTCCATCTACATACCTCTTGATCTATATGGGTGCAAGATACGTTCCTTGTATGCTGCAGATTGTAGGAATCACGGACGACACATCGATCATGTTTCCCTGTGCAAACTCGACCACAGTAGACACCAATGTTTGCAATTTGAGCGAGCTCTGTGGCTTGGGAGGTGTTCCTATTGTAGATAATAAGTTCATTCCAGACCAATGGTATCGTGTGATTACACCTATCTTTTTGCACGCTGggtttcttcatattaTATTCAATCTTCTCTTACAGATCACCATGGGTTCTTCCATAGAACGTCATATTGGTGTACTCAAGTATGCTATCATTTATCTCCTGAGTGGTATAGCTGGTTTCTTGCTAGGAGCAAACTTCACTCCACAAGGTATCGCGTCCACCGGAGCTTCAGGTGCCTTGTTTGGAATCGTCGCTACCAACATATTGCTATTCATATATTGTGGCAGAAAAAATACCAATCTCTATGGAACTCGCCATTACGTCTTATTCATCTGCATCATGGTAGGCGAAATCATCATTTCTCTAGTTCTAGGTTTATTACCTGGTCTTGATAACTTTAGTCATATTGGTGGGTTTGCTATGGGTGTCTTGACAGCAGTTGTATTCTTGCCAGATCCCTTCTTTGTATACATAGATGGTATCATTACCTACAAAGGAAATGCAACCACATGGGAACAGTTTGTGAACGCCTGGAACCCTTTCTATGCCTGGGAAGACAAAATCCCCTTACGATTCTATATTTGGTGCGGTTTTAGAGTCGTTTGTCTCGTACTTGCCATAGTCTATCTCGCgatgttgatcaagaactttttTACTAACACTGAGTCACCAGAATCTCGCTGTTCCTGGTGTAAGTACATCAATTGTATTCCTGTAAATGGCTGGTGTGACATTGGAGAAGTGACTATTACTACATCTACAGTTGCACAACCTACTGCTACTCCACCTCCTACAATG